Proteins encoded together in one Apus apus isolate bApuApu2 chromosome Z, bApuApu2.pri.cur, whole genome shotgun sequence window:
- the SLC26A1 gene encoding sulfate anion transporter 1 isoform X1 produces the protein MKRLCGDRINKKAEQEACRLTENPLLNSGRSITCSKGDPAHGYSSTPWKASARRHWTKYLIYREENKKTSAGSVSILGNLQEHIHEVNTVPMERPLDATTMENSTSSCFVMERKTHVKINRKEVMLTKLRKSCSCTPKKLKNFVMDFLPVLRWLPKYQCKEYIWGDVMSGLVIGIILVPQAIAYSLLAGLKPIYSLYTSFFANIIYFLMGTSRHVSVGIFSLISLMVGQVVDRELLLAGFDLNDDFPPATGDGSLQNDSQFNTTAFNLTIAGMNAECGKECYAIGIATALTFVAGVYQVLMGIFRLGFVSMYLSESVLDGFATGASLTILTAQVKYLIGIKIPRSQGHGMLVITWINIFRNISQANLCDVITSAICIVVLVTAKELGDRYKHKLKFPLPTELVVIVVATLVSHYGKLNEVYASSVSGAIPTGFIPPKVPHFNLMLRVAVDALPLAIVSFVFTVSLSEMCAKKYAYTIRANQEMFAVGFCNIIPSFFHSFATSAALAKTLVKTSTGCQTQVSGVISAMVVLLVLLFLAPLFYSLQKCVLACIIIVSLRGALRKFRDVPARYHVNKVDTLVWVITMFASALISTEVGLLVGIVFSMLCIIVRTQRPRTALLGQIQDTSFYEDDSEYENLSSIPKVKIFRFEAPLYYANRNYFLKSLYRLTNLDPNLEVARRKKYKKKGKQHMKKEDHTIANGLGIGETTLQLVPKQIDFQALVVDCSSISFLDTTGVNTLKEILKDYKDLNISVLLACCNPSVIDSLKSGGYFGKDFGSMQEMLFYSIHNAVQFAKDQKLQADCPV, from the exons GAACACATACATGAAGTAAACACTGTGCCAATGGAAAGACCACTTGATGCTACCACAATGGAAAACAGCACCTCTTCCTGTTTTGTCATGGAAAGAAAGACTCATGTCAAGATTAATAGGAAAGAAGTCATGCTAACTAAGCTAAggaagagctgctcctgcaccccaaagaagctgaagaactTTGTCATGgacttccttcctgttttacGATGGCTTCCCAAGTACCAGTGCAAAGAGTACATCTGGGGGGATGTTATGTCTGGGTTAGTGATTGGGATCATTCTGGTACCCCAAGCAATCGCATACTCACTGCTGGCAGGTCTCAAGCCCATTTATAGTCTTTACACATCATTCTTTGCCAACATCATCTATTTCTTAATGGGTACATCCCGTCACGTGTCAGTTGGCATTTTCAGCTTGATAAGCTTAATGGTAGGTCAAGTTGTGGACCGAGAACTTCTCTTGGCTGGATTTGACTTGAATGATGATTTCCCACCAGCCACGGGTGATGGCTCTCTGCAGAATGACAGTCAGTTCAACACAACTGCCTTCAACCTTACAATCGCGGGGATGAATGCTGAGTGTGGGAAAGAATGCTACGCTATCGGCATTGCTACAGCCTTGACATTTGTGGCTGGAGTGTATCAG GTTCTAATGGGAATCTTTCGTCTGGGTTTCGTATCAATGTACCTATCTGAGTCTGTACTAGATGGCTTTGCAACTGGTGCTTCCTTAACCATTTTAACAGCTCAAGTGAAGTATCTGATTGGAATAAAAATCCCACGTAGCCAAGGGCATGGGATGCTTGTTATTACCTGGATTAACATTTTCCGGAACATTTCTCAGGCTAATCTATGTGATGTCATCACAAGTGCCATTTGTATTGTGGTGCTGGTCACTGCTAAGGAACTGGGAGATCGGTATAAGCATAAGCTGAAATTTCCTCTTCCCACAGAGCTGGTAGTTATTGTTGTGGCAACACTGGTGTCACACTATGGGAAGTTAAATGAAGTGTATGCCTCCAGTGTTTCTGGAGCTATTCCAACAGGATTTATTCCCCCCAAGGTACCACATTTCAACTTAATGCTCCGAGTGGCTGTAGATGCTTTACCTCTTGCCATAGTAAGCTTTGTCTTCACTGTATCCCTTTCTGAAATGTGTGCAAAGAAATATGCTTACACAATCCGAGCCAATCAGGAAATGTTTGCTGTGGGCTTCTGCAACAtcattccttctttcttccactcTTTTGCAACCAGTGCAGCTCTGGCAAAAACACTTGTCAAAACATCTACAGGCTGCCAGACTCAAGTGTCTGGAGTAATTAGTGCAATGGTAGTTTTGCTGGTGCTGCTCTTCTTGGCACCTCTCTTCTACTCCTTGCAGAAGTGTGTCCTGGCTTGTATAATCATTGTCAGCCTTCGAGGAGCCCTGAGGAAGTTCCGAGATGTGCCAGCACGGTACCATGTGAATAAGGTGGACACACTTGTTTGGGTCATTACCATGTTCGCCTCTGCCTTGATCAGCACAGAAGTAGGGCTGTTGGTTGGCATTGTTTTCTCCATGTTATGCATCATTGTTCGGACACAGCGGCCACGGACAGCCCTGCTTGGTCAGATCCAAGACACCAGTTTTTATGAGGATGACTCAGAATATGAAAATCTCTCTTCTATTCCAAAGGTCAAAATATTCCGTTTTGAGGCACCACTTTACTATGCAAATAGAAACTATTTCCTCAAGTCTCTATACAGATTGACTAACTTAGATCCTAACCTCGAAGTTGctagaaggaagaaatacaagaaaaagggaaagcagcatATGAAAAAGGAAGATCACACAATTGCTAATGGACTGGGCATTGGAGAAACCACTCTGCAACTAGTTCCTAAACAAATTGATTTCCAAGCCCTTGTTGTAGATTGCTCGTCCATCTCATTTTTGGATACCACTGGAGTTAATACTCTAAAGGAAATCCTGAAAGACTATAAAGacttaaatatttctgtcctCTTGGCTTGCTGCAATCCCTCAGTGATAGACTCTCTGAAAAGCGGAGGTTACTTTGGGAAAGATTTTGGAAGTATGCAGGAAATGCTGTTCTACAGTATACACAATGCTGTGCAGTTTGCAAAAGACCAGAAGCTGCAAGCAGATTGTCCAGTTTAA
- the SLC26A1 gene encoding sulfate anion transporter 1 isoform X2 — MERPLDATTMENSTSSCFVMERKTHVKINRKEVMLTKLRKSCSCTPKKLKNFVMDFLPVLRWLPKYQCKEYIWGDVMSGLVIGIILVPQAIAYSLLAGLKPIYSLYTSFFANIIYFLMGTSRHVSVGIFSLISLMVGQVVDRELLLAGFDLNDDFPPATGDGSLQNDSQFNTTAFNLTIAGMNAECGKECYAIGIATALTFVAGVYQVLMGIFRLGFVSMYLSESVLDGFATGASLTILTAQVKYLIGIKIPRSQGHGMLVITWINIFRNISQANLCDVITSAICIVVLVTAKELGDRYKHKLKFPLPTELVVIVVATLVSHYGKLNEVYASSVSGAIPTGFIPPKVPHFNLMLRVAVDALPLAIVSFVFTVSLSEMCAKKYAYTIRANQEMFAVGFCNIIPSFFHSFATSAALAKTLVKTSTGCQTQVSGVISAMVVLLVLLFLAPLFYSLQKCVLACIIIVSLRGALRKFRDVPARYHVNKVDTLVWVITMFASALISTEVGLLVGIVFSMLCIIVRTQRPRTALLGQIQDTSFYEDDSEYENLSSIPKVKIFRFEAPLYYANRNYFLKSLYRLTNLDPNLEVARRKKYKKKGKQHMKKEDHTIANGLGIGETTLQLVPKQIDFQALVVDCSSISFLDTTGVNTLKEILKDYKDLNISVLLACCNPSVIDSLKSGGYFGKDFGSMQEMLFYSIHNAVQFAKDQKLQADCPV, encoded by the exons ATGGAAAGACCACTTGATGCTACCACAATGGAAAACAGCACCTCTTCCTGTTTTGTCATGGAAAGAAAGACTCATGTCAAGATTAATAGGAAAGAAGTCATGCTAACTAAGCTAAggaagagctgctcctgcaccccaaagaagctgaagaactTTGTCATGgacttccttcctgttttacGATGGCTTCCCAAGTACCAGTGCAAAGAGTACATCTGGGGGGATGTTATGTCTGGGTTAGTGATTGGGATCATTCTGGTACCCCAAGCAATCGCATACTCACTGCTGGCAGGTCTCAAGCCCATTTATAGTCTTTACACATCATTCTTTGCCAACATCATCTATTTCTTAATGGGTACATCCCGTCACGTGTCAGTTGGCATTTTCAGCTTGATAAGCTTAATGGTAGGTCAAGTTGTGGACCGAGAACTTCTCTTGGCTGGATTTGACTTGAATGATGATTTCCCACCAGCCACGGGTGATGGCTCTCTGCAGAATGACAGTCAGTTCAACACAACTGCCTTCAACCTTACAATCGCGGGGATGAATGCTGAGTGTGGGAAAGAATGCTACGCTATCGGCATTGCTACAGCCTTGACATTTGTGGCTGGAGTGTATCAG GTTCTAATGGGAATCTTTCGTCTGGGTTTCGTATCAATGTACCTATCTGAGTCTGTACTAGATGGCTTTGCAACTGGTGCTTCCTTAACCATTTTAACAGCTCAAGTGAAGTATCTGATTGGAATAAAAATCCCACGTAGCCAAGGGCATGGGATGCTTGTTATTACCTGGATTAACATTTTCCGGAACATTTCTCAGGCTAATCTATGTGATGTCATCACAAGTGCCATTTGTATTGTGGTGCTGGTCACTGCTAAGGAACTGGGAGATCGGTATAAGCATAAGCTGAAATTTCCTCTTCCCACAGAGCTGGTAGTTATTGTTGTGGCAACACTGGTGTCACACTATGGGAAGTTAAATGAAGTGTATGCCTCCAGTGTTTCTGGAGCTATTCCAACAGGATTTATTCCCCCCAAGGTACCACATTTCAACTTAATGCTCCGAGTGGCTGTAGATGCTTTACCTCTTGCCATAGTAAGCTTTGTCTTCACTGTATCCCTTTCTGAAATGTGTGCAAAGAAATATGCTTACACAATCCGAGCCAATCAGGAAATGTTTGCTGTGGGCTTCTGCAACAtcattccttctttcttccactcTTTTGCAACCAGTGCAGCTCTGGCAAAAACACTTGTCAAAACATCTACAGGCTGCCAGACTCAAGTGTCTGGAGTAATTAGTGCAATGGTAGTTTTGCTGGTGCTGCTCTTCTTGGCACCTCTCTTCTACTCCTTGCAGAAGTGTGTCCTGGCTTGTATAATCATTGTCAGCCTTCGAGGAGCCCTGAGGAAGTTCCGAGATGTGCCAGCACGGTACCATGTGAATAAGGTGGACACACTTGTTTGGGTCATTACCATGTTCGCCTCTGCCTTGATCAGCACAGAAGTAGGGCTGTTGGTTGGCATTGTTTTCTCCATGTTATGCATCATTGTTCGGACACAGCGGCCACGGACAGCCCTGCTTGGTCAGATCCAAGACACCAGTTTTTATGAGGATGACTCAGAATATGAAAATCTCTCTTCTATTCCAAAGGTCAAAATATTCCGTTTTGAGGCACCACTTTACTATGCAAATAGAAACTATTTCCTCAAGTCTCTATACAGATTGACTAACTTAGATCCTAACCTCGAAGTTGctagaaggaagaaatacaagaaaaagggaaagcagcatATGAAAAAGGAAGATCACACAATTGCTAATGGACTGGGCATTGGAGAAACCACTCTGCAACTAGTTCCTAAACAAATTGATTTCCAAGCCCTTGTTGTAGATTGCTCGTCCATCTCATTTTTGGATACCACTGGAGTTAATACTCTAAAGGAAATCCTGAAAGACTATAAAGacttaaatatttctgtcctCTTGGCTTGCTGCAATCCCTCAGTGATAGACTCTCTGAAAAGCGGAGGTTACTTTGGGAAAGATTTTGGAAGTATGCAGGAAATGCTGTTCTACAGTATACACAATGCTGTGCAGTTTGCAAAAGACCAGAAGCTGCAAGCAGATTGTCCAGTTTAA
- the CHRNA6 gene encoding neuronal acetylcholine receptor subunit alpha-6 translates to MHHERWLSWCYPAFCVWAFVFTSLIKDTTGCESEERLFHKLFSQYNQFIRPVENVSDPVTVYFEVAITQLTNVDEVNQIMETNLWLRHIWNDYKLQWDPREYDGIEFVRVPADKIWKPDIVLYNNAVGDFQVEGKTKALLRYDGMITWTPPAIFKSSCPMDITFFPFDHQNCSLKFGSWTYDKAKIDLLIIGSKVDMNDFWENSEWEIVDASGYKHDIKYNCCEEIYTDITYSFYIRRLPMFYTINLIIPCLFISFLTVLVFYLPSDCGEKVTLCISVLLSLTVFLLVITETIPSTSLVIPLVGEYLLFTMIFVTLSIVITVFVLNIHYRTPTTHTMPKWVKTIFLRLLPKVLLMQRPLEQQKKNMSRKSEKGPASGKSKPSKHKDTKLLKEQRCCHCDKATELTASKRRRLSHQPLKWMAEHVEYSPEVKEVISSVQFIAENMRSQNETKEVEDDWKYVAMVIDRVFLWVFIILCVFGTVGLFIQPLIADT, encoded by the exons ATGCATCATGAGAGGTGGCTTTCTTGGTGTTACCCTGCTTTCTGTGTGTGGGCATTCGTGTTCACATCCTTGATTAAAG ATACCACAGGCTGCGAATCAGAGGAACGATTATTTCACAAACTTTTCTCCCAGTACAACCAGTTCATCAGGCCAGTGGAAAATGTGTCTGATCCTGTCACAGTGTATTTTGAAGTGGCCATTACCCAGCTTACAAATGTG GATGAAGTCAATCAGATTATGGAAACAAATCTGTGGCTAAGACAC ATTTGGAATGACTACAAGTTGCAATGGGATCCCAGAGAATACGATGGCATTGAATTTGTTCGGGTACCAGCAGATAAAATTTGGAAACCGGATATTGTCTTGTATAATAA TGCTGTGGGAGATTTTCAAGTTGAAGGCAAGACCAAAGCCCTGCTTCGCTATGACGGAATGATCACCTGGACCCCAccagctatttttaaaagctcctGTCCTATGGATATTACCTTTTTCCCATTTGATCATCAGAACTGTTCACTGAAATTTGGCTCATGGACCTATGACAAAGCCAAAATTGATCTTCTGATCATTGGATCCAAAGTAGATATGAATGACTTTTGGGAAAACAGTGAATGGGAAATAGTTGATGCTTCTGGTTACAAACATGACATCAAATACAACTGCTGTGAAGAGATCTACACAGACATAACATATTCCTTTTATATTCGAAGGCTGCCAATGTTTTACACCATAAATCTGATCATTCCCTGTCTCTTCATCTCGTTCCTGACTGTGTTAGTTTTTTACTTGCCATCTGACTGTGGTGAGAAAGTGACTCTTTgcatctctgtgctgctttctttgaCTGTATTTTTACTGGTGATCACAGAAACAATTCCATCCACCTCTTTAGTAATTCCCCTTGTCGGTGAGTACTTACTCTTCACTATGATATTTGTCACTCTCTCAATTGTCATCACAGTGTTTGTCCTGAATATACATTACAGGActccaaccacacacacaatGCCCAAGTGGGTAAAAACCATCTTTCTTAGACTGCTCCCCAAAGTCCTGTTGATGCAGAGACCActagaacaacagaaaaaaaacatgtctaGAAAAAGCGAGAAAGGACCAGCATCAGGCAAGTCAAAGCCCAGCAAACACAAAGATACCAAATTACTCAAGGAGCAGCGGTGCTGTCACTGTGATAAAGCAACTGAACTCACTGCCAGCAAACGAAGACGACTGAGCCATCAGCCACTGAAGTGGATGGCAGAGCATGTGGAGTACTCCCCAGAAGTGAAGGAAGTCATTAGCAGCGTTCAGTTCATCGCAGAGAACATGAGGTCtcaaaatgaaaccaaagaG gTGGAAGATGATTGGAAATATGTAGCCATGGTGATAGACAGAGTATTTCTCTGGGTATTTATaatcctgtgtgtgtttgggacTGTGGGGCTCTTTATCCAGCCATTAATAGCAGATACATAA